GATGTTGAGCATGGGAAGCATGGCGGCAGAGCCTTGGTCGCGCTGGGCCTTGCTGGCTCTGAGCACGCCGGTTCAGTTCTGGTGCGCCGCTCAGTTTTACAAGCATGCCTGGAATGGAATGCGGCATGGTTACGCGGATATGAACACCCTCATTGCGATGGGAATCACCGCCGCGTATTTTTACAGCTTGGCAATAACACTGTTCCCAGACTGGGGAGCCGTTGGCGGCGCTCCGGCGGAAGTGTATTACGATTCCGCCGTCATGATCATCGCATTTATTTTACTGGGTCGTTTGCTGGAGGCGCGGGCCAAGAGCAAGACCACCGACGCGATCCGTCGCTTGATTCAACTTCAACCGAAGATGGCGCGCGTGAAACGCGATGGCATGGAAAAAGATATTCCCGTTGAAGAAGTGGTAGCGGGCGATTGGGTGATCGTGCGTCCGGGAGAACAAATCCCTGTGGATGGAGAAATTATTGAAGGCAGAACGACGGTGAATGAGTCGGCCCTGACAGGTGAAAGTCTCCCGGTCGACAAGGTGAGCGGGGCCTCTGTATACGGAGGCACAATCAACCAGACAGGGAATTTCATAATCAAGGCCACGAATTTGGGCAAGGATTCCATGCTGGCGCATATCATTCACCGGGTTGAGGAAGCGCAGGGTTCGCGGGCGCCGATTCAAAGATTAGCGGATCAGGTGGCGAGTATTTTTGTTCCGATTGTGATCGGTCTTGCGGCTTTCGTTTTTATTTTCTGGATGATCTTCGCCGAACAATTGATATCGGAATCGGCTTTTCAATTTGCATTGACGACGTGTATTGCGGTTCTCATTGTAGCCTGTCCCTGCGCTTTGGGATTGGCGACGCCAACAGCGATCATGGTGGGCACGGGGAAGGGCGCAGAACTCGGCATTCTCATCAAGGGTGGCGAAGCATTAGAACAGGCAGGCCGACTCGACACGATTTTGTTTGATAAGACGGGCACCTTGACTCACGGCAAGCCGGTGGTGACCGATTCAATTCTGGCCCCGGATTCGGGCTTAACGATAGAGGAGTTTTTCTCTCTGGCGGCGTCTTTGGAGTCGCGTTCCGAGCATCCGCTGGCGACGGCGGTGATGGAGGAAGCAAAATCCAGAAAAACGTCATTTCTGAATATTGATGAATCGAACGCGCTTCCAGGCTTCGGCATCGAAGGGCGGGCGGGGAGTAAATCTCTTTTGTTAGGCAATCCCCGATTGATGAAAGAGCGTGGCATTGATATGTCCCTGCTCGAGAAGTATCGGGAGGAGTTGTCCGCTCAGGGCAAGACGGTGATGATCTTGTGCGTGGACAATCACCCTGAAGGGATCATTGCGGTGCGCGATCAAATCAAAAAGGAAGCGCGTCAGGTGGTGGATCGTTTGCGCGAAATGGGAATGGATGTTTTAATGCTTACGGGTGACAATGCCGGAACGGCTTCGGCGATCGCCAAAGAGTTGGGCATCTCAAAAGTTTTTTCAGAAGTGCTTCCAACAGACAAGGACGATGTGGTGGCCCGCTTGATAAAGGAAGGTCGCACGGTGGCGATGGTGGGCGACGGCATCAACGACGCGCCTGCATTGGCCCGCGCTCACGTCGGGATCGGATTGGGGACGGGAACGGACATCGCTCTGGAAGCTTCTGATATCGCCTTGTTGTCGAAAGACCTCAATGCGGTGCCCAATGCGATTTTGTTGAGTCGGGCGACTTTGAGAAAGATTCGGCAGAATCTTTTCTGGGCGTTTTTCTATAATATACTGGCGATACCCGTTGCGGCAGGAGCCTTCTATCCCTTGCTCGGTCTGCTTCTCAAACCTTCGATGGCGGCGGCGGCGATGTCGTTCAGCAGTTTCTCCGTAGTCGGCAACGCACTTTTGTTAAAGCGGTTCCGGCCTTGATGGCGTTATGACTTGATGAAAAAATATTTCGAAATTTTACAGGCCTCTCCCGATGCGTCCCTGCAAGAGATCAAACGGGCTTATCGGGAGCGGGTCAAGGCCTGGCATCCCGACCGCTTCCCTGCGGTTTCGCCGCGCCTGCAAAAAAAAGCGCACGAGCAATTGAGTCTGATTAACGAAGCCTACCGGGCGCTCGAACAGCATCATTTGTCTGAAGGGGTGGCTGAATCGGAATCGACAAGGAGTCATTCCAGACAGGCGACGCCTTCGGAAACTCCTGTCGAAGACGGTGGCTTGAATATTGATCCCTTGCGCGCTTGTGAACAGTTTCGAGTTTTTACCTGGGAGAATGGCGACCGCTATGAAGGCGAAACGCTGGACAACCAGATGCATGGATTGGGCATTTACAGCTATTCAACGGGCGGTAGCTATCAGGGCGAATTTTCCAGAGGAAAACCCCACGGTATGGGGGAGTTGAGATTACCCGGCGGCGATGTGTACCGGGGAGAGTTTCATCTGGATCAGATACAGGGGCGCGGCGTCTATTCATATGCAAACGGAGATCATTATGAAGGCTCGTTTGCCAATGGGCAACCGCATGGTCACGGCGTCTATACCCTGGCTTCAGGCAGTCGCTACAGCGGACAATGGCAAAACGGCGTTTTTTCTGGCTGAGGTCATCCTCTAATGAACGTTGCCCGCTTCAAACCCGCGATAAATAAAGTCGGGTTGGTATTTGAAATTTTCTGAAAAAAAGGTTGTCCCTCCCTCCGTGATGATCATCGCTTCAGCGGAGTCCAATGCATTCGCCAGTTCAATTCCTTTTTGCGGTCCCATAACAAATAAAGCCGTTGCCAGCGCATCGGCGTCCATCACCGATTTCGTTATCACTGTCGCCGAAACGATGGAAGCCTCAGTCGCAGGCGATCCGGTTTTCGGGTTGAGAATGTGGTGATAGCGTTTGCCTTCGAACATAAAATATTTTTGATAGTCGCCAGAGGTCGCCATCGACTGATTTTCCAGAGACAGGGCGGCGATCATTTTTTCCGGGTGACGCGGGTGTTGTAGTCCGATGCGCCAGGGTTGCCCCTTGCGTTTGCCGAACACGGCGAGGTCGCCTCCGGCATTCACCAGCGCCGCTTCAACGCCCGCCTCTTTCAACGCTTCAATGGCGCGATCCACCGCATAGCCTTTTCCGATGGCTCCAAGATGCAGAGACATTCCTTTCGCTGTCAATCGCGCCTTGCCGTCCTTCAGCTCGAGTTTGCGGTAGTCAATAAGAGACGCGGCTTCTTCCAAAGTTCCGGGAGAGGGGAGCGCTTTTGGAATTTCTTCCAGATTCCATAAGGCCGCCGCCGCTCCGATCGTGGGGTCGAAGGCTCCTTCTGATTTTTGAGACCAGTACAAAGCGCGTTTGAGAACCTCCTGCGTTTCTTTGGAAATCGCCACCCAGTCGCCTCCGGCGTTCTGGTTGATGCGGGAGATTTCGGAGTCGGGCAGATGCGAACTGAACAGGTTTTCGATGCGTTGCATTTCGTCGAAGGCCTTGCTGGAGGCATCGTTGGACTGCTCGGGAGTCCGCTCGCTGATGATGATCTCGACAAGCGTTCCCATCAGTATTTGCGTGCGACGGTGCAGATCGCCGTTCCCATCGCCACAGGCGGAGAGGAAGGTCAGAAGCAAAAAAAGGGCGATGGTTTTCAATGTTAAAAATCTTTCAAGTTTGTGAACCACTATATATTTCGTATCTACGACGACGTTGTTGCCGGAAGTTGGGATCTTCAATGTTTCTTATCTTTCAAATTTATGAACCAGAACTTCCCGATTGTAAGCCGCGACCACGTCGCCGCGATTGATCATGCCGATGACCTTGCGGGGATTATCTTCAGGCGAAACCGGGAGTTGCTCGATGTCCAGACGCGCGAACTGTTCCATCGCTTCGTTGAGGTTCTGGTTCGGGTGCAGGTAGACGACTTCATGCGTCGCCAAAGTGCTGGCGATAACGAGGTCGTCGAGACCTTCTTCAAAAAACACTTCCCTGAGATCGGAAAACGACAAGATGCCAGTCACGTCGCCTTGCTGATTCACGACGGGGAAGTACAGACTTTTGGAATAGGATACCGTTTCCAGAATGCGACGGAAAGTCATTCCTTCCGGTATCGTCGTGATTTCTTTGGTCATGACATCCTTCACCTTGATGGCATTGAGGATGGAGACTTCGCGACCGTGCTTGATGTTGATCCCCTTGCGCAGGAGATATTCTATATAAATCGATATTTTACCCCGACCGCGAAAAACATAAGTCGATACGATGCAGGTCGCCATGATCGGCAGGATCAGCGTGTAATCGTTGGTCAGTTCAAACAGCATCAGGATATTGGTCAAGGGAGCCTGCATGACCGCGCCGGCGACGGCGCCCATACCAACCACCGCGTAAGTTTCCGGCGATGCCGTGAACTGCGGCGAGATACTGTGAATGACCGCGCCAAAAACCGAACCTGTCATCGCGCCGATGAAAAGAGACGGAGCGAAGATGCCTCCCATGCCCCCGGAACCAAGCGTTATGGCGGTCGCAAGTATTTTCAGAAACACCAGGGCCAGAGCCAGTCCCCAGAACATTTGTCCGTTGAGGGCCTGCCCCATGGCGTCGTAGCCATTGCCGAGTACCTGCGGAACGGCGATGGACATGAGACCAACGATCAAACCGCCCAGCGCGGGTTTGAGAATTTTAGGAATGTTGACTCGTTCCTCAAAAAATTCAGAGGACTTGAAGTAGGTGGTCGAGAACAAGCTGGCGACCAGTCCGCACAAAAGGCCAAGGATCAGATAAAAAATAATTTCGGTGTGGCTGACCAGCTCGTGAAAGGGAACCTCGAAAGTCACCGCGTTGCCCTCCAGCGCCCGTCCGGTGACGGTGCCGATGACGGAAGCGATGACGATGGGGCTGAAGGTGTGAATCGTGAAATCGCCGAGAATGATTTCCATGGCGAACAACACCCCTGCCAGCGGAGCGTTGAACGAGGCGGCAATACCCGCCGCCGCGCCGCATCCAACGAGAACGCGCATTCGATCTGTTGAAACGTGAAGCCATTGGCCTATCAAAGAACCGACGGCGGCTCCAATCTGCACGGTCGGGCCTTCTCGTCCCGCCGAACCGCCGGAACCAATGGTGATCGCTGAAGTGGTGGAAGCTGAAAGAATGGTGCGCGGTCGGATTCTGCCGTTTTTCAGAGCCACCATATGCATGACCTGATGAACGCCGTTTTCTTTGACGGCATCTGGAAAGAAATGACAGATGACGCCGATCGCCAGCCCGCCCATCATTGGAATCAGCGGGATCACAAAGGGCAGGATCGATCCTGTGATTCCGATTAAGGCAAGGCTCTCTCCTGAGAATATTGAATCGACAAAATGGATCATCCACCGAAAAGCGGTGGATGCCAGACCTGCGAGCAATCCGATCAATGCCGCGAGGACCAGTAAATGCGGGTCCAGAAGCAGCGCTTTTCTTATCAGCTGGCGAAATTTCTGTCTGTATTTCTGGCTTGCAGGTTCGGTGGTCGACATAAAATTTAAGAAGGATTCTTACAAAACCAGTCATTATAAAGGATTCATACGCTAACTGCCAGAGCTTGCGAGCCTTTTCATGAATCTGTTTAGGAAATATTTTTTATTATGGTATTCTCTTGCAAATTATTTTTAAGGGTTAAACGATGATTAAAATTGCTCCATCCATTTTATCCGCTGACTTTGCAAGATTGGGGGATGAGATAAAAGCCGTTGAAGATGCCGGCGCAGACTGGATTCATGTTGACGTGATGGACGGACATTTTGTGCCGAATATTACGATTGGGCCGCCGGTCGTGGAAAGTTTGAGAAAAGTGACCCAGCTTCCTCTGGACGTTCATTTGATGATCGAAAATGCGGACGCTTATATCAAGGATTTTGCATCTGCAGGCGCGGATATTTTAACGGTGCACGTCGAGGCTTGCCCGCATTTGCATCGCACGATCCAGCACATTAAAGAACAGGGCGTGCGCGCGGGGGTTGTGCTCAATCCGGCGACGTCGCTGTCCAATCTTGAAGAGGTCTTGCACGACGTGGACATGGTGTTGTTGATGTCGGTCAATCCGGGATTCGGCGGCCAGAGTTATATTCCTTCGATGACGGACAAGATCAGCAATATGCGCGATATCATGAACCAGTACGAGCATGAGTATGATCTGGAAGTGGACGGCGGCGTGAAGCCTTCCAATGTAGCAGAAGTGCTGGAAGCTGGGGCGAACGTCATTGTTGCGGGATCGGCGATCTTCAACAGCAAAAACTACAAAAAAGCCATCAAGGCTTTGCGAGGTTCCTGATTCACAGGGAACGCTTCCCGGGTCCAATATGAAAGAACTCAGCAAGGATGAACTTCTCGGTTTAATTTACAAGATTAATTTCTTCAAGACTTTCACCCCGGAAGAAAAATTCAAACTGGCGGATATCCGAAGCCACCTGGTGTCTTACGTTCCCAACGCTTTCATTCTCATTGAAGGCGACCCGGGTGATGCCCTCTATATATTACTCAAAGGCCAGGTCTATATCACCAAAAGCAACAGTCCGGGCGTGCGGCTTGCCGAGCTGGTTCCCGGCGCGATTTTTGGCGAGGTATCCTTTCTTTCACATCGACCGCGTTTGACCAATGTGCGAGCGGACGCCAAGGTGCTGGCGTTGAGGATTGACCCGGAATTTTTAGAGGTCGTGGGGCCGGAAATTGCCTGGAAAGTTAAGGATCAATTGTTGACGGCGATGGTGGACAAGCTCGATCGAATGAATCTGGTTTTTCAGGAGGCGAAACGACGCATCCCCGGCGACGAATGGTACAAGCGGGTTTTATAAACTGAGGGAGCCTGATTGAAACGGGACGGGAAAAATCAAGCGCCGCCCAGTATAATCGCCAGTTCTTCCAAACCTTCATTTCTTGCCGTTCGCGCTACCGCTTCCCAGGATTCCTGATTTTCGATTGCCTGGCGTGTTGGACTCGAATCTTCAAGATCGAGCTTTAATTCCCCCAAAAGAATTTTCACAGCCGCTTCATATTTACTGCTTTCTTTCAAATCCCTGCCGTTGGACCAAAATCGGGAAATTGGGTCGTCGACCAACATAATAGTAAACCTTTCAATAAGTTATGGCTAAGCTACATTGCTAAAAAACTCGATTATTGTACAATAATTGCAGTATATTTATAAACTAAATATATGACTTTCCTTTATTTTCTCAAGCGTGGGTTGTTTTGACGCCGGGTCGTTTGGCGGTTCAGGTGGGAGCGGCGCTTCTGATTCTGGGCGCTCTGTTTGGAACGGCCTATGTGCAGGGCGTACAGAACGCGTTTCATCCTTTCCTTTTTGCCGACGATGCGCGGCAACAGATCGTTCCTTTTCTAAATATTGAGAGTTCCACCCCTGTCGCCGCATACACGCCCCAGTATTATCAAAAAGTATTCATCCCCGCAGGCGTTCGATTTTTATATGAAACGCTTGCCGGTTTTAGCGATCCTGCATTTGCCAGCGTTGTTGTCAGCTATTTTTTATTTTTCATATTCTGCTCGCTCATGGGCGCGTCTGCCTATCGTCTTTCTGGGACTGGTTTTGCGACTTTGATTCTGGCGCTGTCGAGCGATCTGTTTCTGGAGCGGATGATGGGCGGTTTGCCTCGCTCCTTTGCTTATCCAATCCTTGCGGGAGCCTTGGCGGCGCTGGTTTATGGAAGGGCGGGGTGGCTGGTTGTGTTGACGATTCTGGGTTTCGCGTTCTATCCGGTCGCTGGCGTGGTTTGCGGTTTGACCTATGCCTTGTGGAGTCTTCTCTCTTTGAAAGATGTCGAAAGCGGAATCAGGATTAGAAAAATTCTGAACCGGATAAGGTGGCTGGGCGCTATTTTGTTCGTCTCTCTGGCCATGACCTTTCCTCAATTGATTGCGAGCGGGGATTATGGCTCCCGCATCACGCAGGCGATGTGGAATGAATTTCCCGAAGCAGGGGAGGGCGGACGCTACGGTGCGAACGACCGTCCGCCGTATCCCGGTTTGATTGCAACCTTGCAAGATATGGGCGTTGCGACGCTGGACGGTTCGGGGTACGCTCCCGTTCCCTTTCTCAGCCTCAAGGATAATGAGAGTTATTCTACGATTCTTACTGTCTTCGTCTGGCTGGCGTTTGCGGTGATTGCAGTGGGCGGAGTTTTTGCGCTGGTTCGTAAAACGCATACTAGTTACTTGCGCGGATTGATTCTTCTTCCCGCGTCTCTGCTCGGATACTTTCTGGCGCTTGTTTTCGATCCCTATTTATTTCTGCCTGAACGTTATTTGTTGTATACGATTCCGGTTCTTTTAATCGTTCTGGCGCCCTCTGCGATCGTTCTGTTACTACAAGATCGTATGAGAGATAAATCATTCGTCTTGCATGCGTCGTCGTTCGCGCCGGTGTTCGCTCTATGGCTCGCAGTGGGAGGGACCGGAAATAATATGGCGGGCTTGACGGTTCGCGCAGAAGCCTGGAAACCATTTTATGAAGCGCTCGAAAACTTGCCGAAAGGGAGTCTGATCGCCGGGTGGCCCGGCGGACTGGTCGAGAATGTTCCTTACCTGAGTCGTCGCCCGATTTTAATCAGCTATGAAACGCATCAGGTCTTTCACTCGGAATACGCTCTGGAAATGCGCCGTCGCATGAACGCGCTGATCACAGCCTATTGGGCGCAAAGCGCATCGGCCCTGCGTGAATTAAGGGATGATTATGACGTGGATTATTTGATCGTCGATCTTCAACATTTCTCAAGCAACCCGCCGGGTTATTTCAAACCTTTCGATGCAACTATCGAGGCGGCTTTGACTCGCAATGAAAATCGACCTTTTTATATTGAGCGTCGTTATTCAGAGATGGCGCTTTTTCAAATGGGGACTCAGACGCTTTTGGATTTGCATAAACTCCCGACCGAGTGACGGCCTTCGTTTATTTCCTGACAATGATGCTGATGCGGCGATTCATGGGGTCGAGGAGATTTTGGGGATTGTAGGGCTGAGTGTCCGCATAGCCGACGACTTTTTCGAAATAGGATTTATCCACTCCATTTTTCTCAAACTCCTGGCGCGCCGCAACTGCACGCAAGACAGACAAGTCCCAGTTTTTGGATCGACTCCCGCGAAATGCCGAAGCGTCGGTATGTCCCTCGACAATTAATTTATTGCTGAGTCCTTTGATATTTTCAGAAAGCATGCGCACCATTTGACGTCCCCTCTTATTCAATTCGGTGCTTCCCGGATCGAAAAGGGCCAGATTGTCGCGGTCGAGTATTTGAATCCTCAAGCCATCGCCGACGGGTTCCATGAGGATTTGACCTTTCAGGTGATTGAACTTTTCATTGACGTCGCGACGGATGTTTTCCGCAAGCATGGATATCTTGGCGCGTTGAGCCATTTTCTGAATGTCATTCATTGCGTCCGGCGAAGCGTTGCCCATGAGAGCGTCTTGCGCAGACACGCCGTTTGGGTCCGGCATCGGGTTGCTAGTGGCTGTGGCAAGACTGCCGCCGCTGGCGAGGAATTTTTCCGGGTCGGTAAAGTATTCGGAGAGTCCGCCCTTGGTTTCCGCTGGAACCATGTTGATCAGCCACATCAGTAGAAAGAACGCCATCATCGCGGTGACGAAATCAGCGTATGCGACTTTCCAGGAACCGCCGTGATGCCCGCCGCCATGCCCGCCTTTTTTCTTTTTGATGATGATTTGCTGAATGATTTGCGGTGTCGCTTCTTCCTCTTCCGGTGAACGCCCGCCGAGCGATTTTAAAAAATCAGGAGAAAAAATCCGCCAGGCATGGGCCTTGTGCTGATGGAGCCAGAATTCGAATTGATCTTGCTGAATGCTGTACTGATCGCAAATTTTTTCAATACTGTCCCCCTGATGGTACTGCAGGACGATTTTATTGATCAATTTGGGATCGTTGATGGTGGCCATGAGCGTGTCGCGTTAAACAGCGTTCAGTTTTTTAAGATTTTTTCAGCTTTAAGGAATGTCGGGCGCGCCGGTTCGGGAATCATGATGCGTCCGAACTCGATGCAGATTTGCGGTTGCAGTCCACCGACAAAGCCTACGATGATATAGCGCAGGATATTTAGATATTCTTTTTCCTGATCCGCCATCCATTCCATTTTTTTCGCCAGCGGTCCAACGACTCCATAAGCGCCGAGGATGCCGATAAAGGTTCCGACCAGAGCGGCGCCGATATGATGTCCCAGCACTTCGGGCGGTTCATTGATCTTCTGCATGGTGATGACAACGCCGAGAACCGCCGCGACGATGCCCAGTCCCGGGAGGGAGTCGCCGATATTGGCGACGTTTTTAGAAGAGGCCATCATCTCTTCGTGATAGGCGTCGATTTCGGCTTCCATCAGGCTGTCGAGTTGATGCGCTTCCATTTTGGAAGAGCAGAGCATGCGGAACGAGTCGGTTGTAAGATGTAGAGCGTGTTCGTTCTTCAGGAAATTTTTGTGACGGGCGAAGATGGGGCTCTTTTGCGGTTTGTCGAGATGGGCTTCGAGCGCGACCAGTCCCTGCTTTTTAACCACGCTGAAAACGCTGTTCAAAACCTGCAACAGTTCCATGTAGTCTTTTTCGGTGTAATGCCGCGCCGACAGCATGCCCTTCATACTGTGAAGCACGTTTTTCATCACCTGACCGGAGGAGGTGATGATGAAGACGCCGAAGGCGGCTCCGAAAATAATGACAAATTCAGCCGGTTGCCACAGAATGCCCAAGGCGCCGTGGGCCATCAAATAGCCCCCGACCACGCAACCAAACACCACGCACAGTCCGACAATAACTCCCATTAGATCTTTGCTCCTTCAATGCCGCGTTCCAGATTGAGAATAAATCCCGCCAGTTCATTTTCCATCCATTGATCGAGCCCGACAAAATGAACGGCAATATCGTGCCGACCCTCCTCTTTGGTGAGACAACGAATGACATCACCGTACAATGTGTACACGCACTGCCTTGCCATTGACTGACGTTTGATTTTAATTCTTAACAATGATTCTGCTTCAAACGTTTCCTTCCACTTGAAACCCATGCCGGTTGCGCTGAGAGTGACCGGGGTGGATGTGAATTCTTGTTTGCCTGCTTCCCGCTCGGAAAGCAGTTGAATGATGAGGTCGAGTTTTTTGTTGATGATGTTCAGCGCCGGGTCCATGGCGGGATCATTCGATTGAATGGAAGTCGACTTGAATGAAGCCTGATTGGGCAGACCCATGTCGCTGACGGAGCATTTTGTATTATCCGAAGGGTCGCGAGTTACCAACTCAACCTGGATCGGTATGAGCGACTGCACCCGGTAAAACTGCCTTTGGTTATCCATAGGTCAAAAATCAATCATTCCAAAAAGTTAAGGCCTGCGATCTGGATTTCTGTGAGTCGCTGGTGATATTTAGAGAGCCTAGCATTTTATCTAAAATTGCTAAAAGCTCAAGCGTCGATATGCGATCCGGGTTTCAAAATACACAATTTTAGGGAAATGGGTATCCCGAACGCTTTGAATCGCAATTGCGCCCGGGCAGACAAATAATATGTATGCTATTGATTTTCCACTTTCTCCATATGTTAAGATGGCGTAGAATCACGGGTTTTCGTACTCACGACCTCGCTTTAAATGAAAGCGCTTTAAAATATTCTTTTTATGGATCAGAAGGACACCGAAATCATAGCGGCGGGACAGCGCGTTCTGGATATCGAATCGCGTTCCATTCTGCAAGTCCGGGACCGCCTCGGCGAAGATTTTGCCCATGTGGTGCGCAAAATCGACGCCTCTGAATCGCCTTTGATTGTGACGGGGCTGGGCAAGTCCGGCATCATCGGCTCCAAGATTGCCGCGACCTTTTCGAGCATCGGCATTCCGGCTCTGTTCCTGCACGCCGCCGAGGCCAGTCACGGCGATTTGGGCATCATCGCCAAGCACAGTCTGGTTCTGGCGATCTCGAATAGCGGTGAAACTGAAGAATTGATAAAAATACTGCCGGCGATGGGGCGGCTCAATTGCACGCTGGTGGCGATGACGGGCAACGCAAATTCTACGCTCGCGCAACGCAGTGATTTTCTCCTGAACACTTCTGTGGATGAGGAGGCTTGCGGTAAAGATCTGGTGCCGACTTCCAGCACGACGGCGACTCTGGCGCTGGGCGACGCTCTGGCGATGGCTCTGCTGGCGCTTCGCGGCTTCAAGGAAGAGGATTTTGCAGTCAACCATCCCGGCGGCAGTCTGGGCAAGAAATTATTGATGACGGTGAACGACCTGATGCACGCCGGGTCTGCAGCGCCCATCGTGTCCGAGCAGGCGGATATTTTTGCGGTTTTGAAGGAGATGAGCGCCAAACGCTTCGGCACGACCTTCGTCGTTTCTGAAAACGGCGATTTGAGCGGCGTCATCACCGACGGCGACTTGCGTCGCTTGATCGAAAAGAAACAGGATATTTCCCGGGTTCTGGCGCGCGAGATGATGGGTTCGCGTCCGAAGACGATCCAGCGCGACAATCTGGCGACCAAGGCCGCGTTTTTAATGGAACAACATTCCATCACGGCGCTCGCCGTGACGGAGGATGGAAAAAAAATAGAAGGCATCCTGCATTTGCATGATTTGTTGAAAGCGGGAATCATTTGAATATCATCAAGGATCAATCCTAGAGAAAAGGCATATGACTGGAGACGAGTTAAGACAGGCATTTCTGGACTATTTTAAAGGCAAGGGACATCACTCCGTATCGAGTTGTTCCCTGATTCCCCAGAACGACCCGACCCTGCTGTTCACCAACGCGGGTATGGTCCAGTTCAAAAATATCTTTCTGGGCGAAGAGACCAGCGAGCACTCGCGCGCGGTGTCCTGCCAGAAATGCGTTCGCGCGGGCGGCAAGCACAACGACCTGGAAATGGTCGGCCGCACCGCAAGGCATCACACCTTTTTTGAAATGCTGGGAAATTTTTCCTTCGGCGATTATTTCAAGCGCGACGCCATCGAATACGCCTGGGAGTTTCTCACTCAAAATCTGGGCATCCCGAAAGACCGCCTCTACGCTTCCGTTTTCCGTGAAGACGACGAGGCCTATGAGTTCTGGAAGAACGACATCCATATGCCGACGGAACGGATTTTCCGCATGGACGAGAAGGACAATTTCTGGGCGATGGGCAACACCGGCCCTTGCGGTCCCTGTTCAGAAATTTATATCGACCAGGGCAAAGAACTGGGTTGCGGCAAGCCGGACTGCACTGTGGGTTGCGATTGCGACCGCTACCTTGAAATCTGGAATCTGGTCTTCATGCAATACGACCGCGACGAAGCGGGCAAGCTGAGTCCGCTTCCCAAACCCTGTATCGACACGGGCATGGGGCTGGAGCGTCTGACCGCCGTCATGCAGGGCCGCACCAGCAATTATCATGGCGACCTGCTGATGCGACACATTCAGGAGACGGCGTCGGTCACTCACCAAAATTATCTGAAAAATAAGGAAACCGACGTTTCCATCCGCGTCATCACCGACCACGCCCGCGCCACCGCGTTTTTGATCGGCGACGGCGTGCTCCCTTCCAACGAAGGGCGCGGCTATGTTCTGCGCCGCATCATCCGGCGCGCGCTCCGACACGGAAAATTACTGAATCAGAAAGATCCCTTCTTCTATCGCATCGTCAATCATGTCGTCGAGCAATTCTCCAGCGTCTACCCGGACTTGAAAACGCATTCCGAGTTCATTGAAAAAGTGGCGCTGAATGAGGAGGAGAGCTTTGGCAACACCCTCACTTACGGCACCCAGAAGCTGGAAGAGGTGCTGGCTCGCGTGCGCAAGGATCAGCAGAAAGTCATTCCCGGCGACGAAGTGTTCAAGCTGTACGACACCTTCGGATTCCCCGTCGACCTGGTCGAAGAGACCGCGCGCGATGAAGGGCTGGCTCTGGACATG
This window of the Candidatus Nitrohelix vancouverensis genome carries:
- a CDS encoding cyclic nucleotide-binding domain-containing protein — protein: MKELSKDELLGLIYKINFFKTFTPEEKFKLADIRSHLVSYVPNAFILIEGDPGDALYILLKGQVYITKSNSPGVRLAELVPGAIFGEVSFLSHRPRLTNVRADAKVLALRIDPEFLEVVGPEIAWKVKDQLLTAMVDKLDRMNLVFQEAKRRIPGDEWYKRVL
- a CDS encoding OmpA family protein is translated as MATINDPKLINKIVLQYHQGDSIEKICDQYSIQQDQFEFWLHQHKAHAWRIFSPDFLKSLGGRSPEEEEATPQIIQQIIIKKKKGGHGGGHHGGSWKVAYADFVTAMMAFFLLMWLINMVPAETKGGLSEYFTDPEKFLASGGSLATATSNPMPDPNGVSAQDALMGNASPDAMNDIQKMAQRAKISMLAENIRRDVNEKFNHLKGQILMEPVGDGLRIQILDRDNLALFDPGSTELNKRGRQMVRMLSENIKGLSNKLIVEGHTDASAFRGSRSKNWDLSVLRAVAARQEFEKNGVDKSYFEKVVGYADTQPYNPQNLLDPMNRRISIIVRK
- a CDS encoding ribulose-phosphate 3-epimerase; translation: MIKIAPSILSADFARLGDEIKAVEDAGADWIHVDVMDGHFVPNITIGPPVVESLRKVTQLPLDVHLMIENADAYIKDFASAGADILTVHVEACPHLHRTIQHIKEQGVRAGVVLNPATSLSNLEEVLHDVDMVLLMSVNPGFGGQSYIPSMTDKISNMRDIMNQYEHEYDLEVDGGVKPSNVAEVLEAGANVIVAGSAIFNSKNYKKAIKALRGS
- the motA gene encoding flagellar motor stator protein MotA; the encoded protein is MGVIVGLCVVFGCVVGGYLMAHGALGILWQPAEFVIIFGAAFGVFIITSSGQVMKNVLHSMKGMLSARHYTEKDYMELLQVLNSVFSVVKKQGLVALEAHLDKPQKSPIFARHKNFLKNEHALHLTTDSFRMLCSSKMEAHQLDSLMEAEIDAYHEEMMASSKNVANIGDSLPGLGIVAAVLGVVITMQKINEPPEVLGHHIGAALVGTFIGILGAYGVVGPLAKKMEWMADQEKEYLNILRYIIVGFVGGLQPQICIEFGRIMIPEPARPTFLKAEKILKN
- a CDS encoding KpsF/GutQ family sugar-phosphate isomerase, with the translated sequence MDQKDTEIIAAGQRVLDIESRSILQVRDRLGEDFAHVVRKIDASESPLIVTGLGKSGIIGSKIAATFSSIGIPALFLHAAEASHGDLGIIAKHSLVLAISNSGETEELIKILPAMGRLNCTLVAMTGNANSTLAQRSDFLLNTSVDEEACGKDLVPTSSTTATLALGDALAMALLALRGFKEEDFAVNHPGGSLGKKLLMTVNDLMHAGSAAPIVSEQADIFAVLKEMSAKRFGTTFVVSENGDLSGVITDGDLRRLIEKKQDISRVLAREMMGSRPKTIQRDNLATKAAFLMEQHSITALAVTEDGKKIEGILHLHDLLKAGII